Proteins from one Oncorhynchus masou masou isolate Uvic2021 unplaced genomic scaffold, UVic_Omas_1.1 unplaced_scaffold_3156, whole genome shotgun sequence genomic window:
- the LOC135534218 gene encoding zinc finger protein RFP-like, producing MEYSKITKSVSESCSVEELEVPQEVDRARLRCLQQWTERRLVSVVISLPDRDPFRLLYGSIPRLDPDTAHPKLLISEENRKVSYSEVQQAYPEQGARFSSFPQVLASKPLEGGRVYWEVEVEEDEGKWKVGVCEGQIGRKGQKDTCRIGFNPYSWCLLSEKGQIEALHDKVAVPVEVDGLERVGVFLDFEEGSLSFYKVAQGAL from the exons tgtGTCTGAGAGCTGTTCTGTGGAGGAGCTGGAGGTCCCACAGGAGGTGGACAGGGCCAGGCTGAGATGCCTACAGCAGTGGACTGAGAGGCGGCTGGTCTCAGTGGTCATCTCCCTGCCTGACCGGGACCCCTTCAGGCTGCTCT ATGGCTCTATCCCCCGTCTGGACCCGGACACAGCCCACCCCAAGCTGCTCATCTCTGAGGAGAACAGGAAGGTGTCTTACAGTGAGGTCCAGCAGGCCTACCCGGAGCAGGGGGCTCGCTTTAGCTCCTTCCCCCAGGTCCTGGCCTCTAAACCCCTGGAGGGAGGCCGTGTGtactgggaggtggaggtggaggaagacgAGGGCAAATGGAAG GTGGGAGTCTGCGAGGGTCAGATCGGCCGTAAGGGCCAGAAAGACACCTGCCGTATCGGCTTCAACCCCTATTCTTGGTGCCTGCTGAGTGAGAAGGGGCAGATAGAAGCCCTGCACGACAAG GTGGCTGTCCCTGTGGAGGTCGACGGACTGGAAAGGGTTGGGGTGTTTCTGGATTTCGAGGAGGGTAGCCTGTCGTTCTATAAAGTGGCACAAGGGGCGCTCTGA